ACTCTTTCCTTCTATTTTTATGGATGACTTTCTACGACCTAAATACACCAAGggcagtaaaaaaaagtgttatctGACTAACTAGGCAGCTTTTGGGGCAAGGGAAACCACACGTCTGTACCCATCGGAATGTGCACCAGCAGCCAGTTTGGTACCTGTGGACCGATGGGAGACCCTGAGGTGCGTTTAAGTCCTCTGTCCtgtggcgccccctgctgggagGTGACCTTCACTCCCCCTCAAAGACTCACTTCACAACTGTTAAACAGCTGCAGAAATATGGCTTAACACAACTACTTTGCTCTGTGGTACTTTTATGAGTGTTCTCCGCACAAACATACTCATAAAACAGCTCTTCTGTTCTCAAACACTTTATTAATAAAGTCCCTCTATCGGACACTAAGGGAAACTTGGTGTTTCATTTTAATCTGCATCACAGCTGAGATGGTTTGATTGTTTAAGAATTCGGTCAAATGTGACTCATTATCcatgtctttttaaaatgaattggcCTGAAAAGGCCTTTAAACCCcttggggtaaaaaaaaaaatcaactgaaCAGATTTAACGTGACAAACAGACCGTTGTTTATCTGCACTTCCCTGCTTCCAGGCGACGGATCGTTTGATCCATTTCTTCAGGCAGAAAATCCATCTTCGGTCTTTGCTTATTTTATTCGCAgccatctccatggcaaccgagCAAACAACACTCCTACAAAGGCCCGTGAGAGGCGATGGGAAGTCCGgaaatattttacaataaaaaggTCATTTAACTCTGACACCAGAGATCTCGGTCCTCCGTGGAACAGACCACAGCGCCACCAGCAGGCAGAGGCGGGTCATTAGGTCTCATTCCATCCAGCTTCCCTGGCCGCTGCTGTTGAGCAGCTGTCTGGGCAGCTTCCTGCGGTCCTTTCCAgcattcctcttcctcttcttgctcAGGAAGTTCTCCAGCTTGCCGCTCTTCTTGAGCTCCTGGAATTTCTCGGccagctgcagcttcttcttgtCAGCTGGAAAGGAACGACACAGAAGAGCTCAAACCTCCAAATCGGACAATTGTTTAAAGAAATTCAAGTAtgcttaaacatttaaatacctCCACACCGTGGCTATTTTAATAACCCCTTTTCAGCAGCTCTAAATCTACTGCAAACTCTTTacagttttattttgatattcttGAATCTTTAACCATTTTATCTCTTCTGCCTCCATTGTTCGACTTTTTCATACATCAACTGTATCTGTACTTTATAAGCAAATATCAAATAATGATTGACAGGATATTAAAATACATCCTGTTTTTTAAAGCATCGGACGTTACAGATTTTAACCCCATCTCGTATTaattataacattgtttgtaGGAGTGCAATTTGTGAATAATCTCATTACTGATTAAGTTCTTTAATTAAAGAAAGTGAATTATGGGAGATGTTTTCAGTCTTAAAACTTTGGAACCCGAATGTATTGAATATGTTTTTCCATCTATAGAATTACTCAAAACTTTGATTGCATCATGTACAACCTGCCTAGTTCCCTAATTCATTCCAACTGGACTTAAGATCCAACACAGAGACGGCGTAACgcagctcctgctgctgaaGAGCAGCGTGAACCCGTCCTTACAGTTCTTGAGGAAGTACGGCCGCTCGCCCTGATTGGCTCGTTCTCTCTGCTCCCTCTTGaactgcagctctctctctctctgctgctcttggCGCTGCCTCGCTCGCTCCTGGTTgtcctgcgggggggggggagacacaacCATTCAGCGTCGACCCGGACTCGTGCAAAGTGTCTAGTAGATGATGGGGGCAGGTTCGGTCACTCACCATCCTCTTCAGGAGGTACTGAAGTTTATCCTTGTTCTCGCTGTTCTTCGACTTCCTCAGCTTCTTCTCGATGATCTGCAGGAGAAACAACACGAGCGCGTTCCTCCTTCAGAAGACACGGACCGCGTTGAACATCCCAAGCTAAAAGACCAGAAGGcccctcacctctctctctttgagCTTGATGTCGTTGATGAATTTAAACGTCTTCTCAAAAATCTCCGGTTTGTATTCCCCCGACAGGTCGTCAAATCGGGGATCTCGCTGCATCTTGAGAACGAACAGGAACACAGAAGAGGATTATCGTCAGTGCGGAGTTTGAGTAGCGCCAGATCAAAATAGAAGTAATTTAAggcaaccattttttttttccaacaaactAAACAGCCGTATGttatttacccccccctcaaccaaGAGCTCACCGGCTTCTTGACGGAGACGACCTGACGGAGGAAGGGAGCCCGTCTCTTGGATGAAATCTCCATTGGCCTGCAGATACAAACACGGGGTGAGCGCTGGAGACGCGTCGCGGGCCGGACGCCAGAGGGCCGAGCCTGCTCACCTGTTCTTGTTCAGGCGCTTCTTTTTGGTGGCGCCTCGGCTCTTGCCGCCGCTCTTCCCGCCGCCGTACGCCAGCTTGTTGTAAGCTTTGGTCCCCACTTGGCTCTGCAGCTTCATGATGTCCTCGAAGGACATGTTGGAGAGCTCTGGGCGGGTACAGAGAGCGGAGAGCGTCACGTTTCACCAGGCCAGAGAAATCCAGCACACGACACCACCGGGGACACGGAAACCTCCTACATTCACGCAATCATTTCCACCGGTTACTCTGTTTTCAAACTATTTCTGCAGTTGGTCCAGATGGTGAGAAGGAGAAGATGTTTCTATCGACCTGACAGATTAAAACAGGATTAACAACATTTAATTAAACTCACCTTTCTTAATGTTGTGCTCCGTCTGGATCTCACCGCTACCGCCGGCGTCCTCCGGATCGCCATCCACGTCGTCCTCTGAGGCGTTGCTGTCgctgtcgtcgtcgtcgtcctcttcttcttcttcttcttcttcttcttcgtccctATTAGACGGTTCCTCGCCGCCATCTGAtccctcctcgcctccttcctcctctgcaccgCCATCAGGCGCCCCTTCATCCTCATCGCTGACtcctggctccgcccactctgcTCCTTTTCCAGTGAGCAGAGCGTAGTTCCTCTCTGCGTCGGAGTCTTCTTCAtcatcgctgctgctgctgcttgccgccatgttcttcttctttgacaCCGTCATCTCTCGTAGCTGcttctctttccctttcatTGCGGCTTCATGGGAAGATTTAAAGTGTTAGAACAAAGTATTTCTAAAGGGAAATACTTCTAATCTACTACATCGCAAAGGTAGATatcagtttttttaatgtttgatcaATTGAAGAATAGAATTGTCCTTTGTTTTGTGAGGGCCGAGTCGCTACAGAGAATTTTTATAAAATCTGATTAATTGAAGGAAATAAATTGATCTACTcaaaaagttgaaataaagcATTAATGCGGCAGTGATATTAATTTAGAAAAGGCACTTAATAGCAAAACACTAAATGGGTTCGAGAGGAAGCGTCATCCTTGCCTCTTTAAACTAATGTTAAATATACAATTAGAAACTGGatttaaatagtttttcattATTGATGTACTTATATTATTTGGGAATTTATGTCCCAATTTCTTTGACCAAGTGACATTGCACATTCCAATTGgtcatatttataaatattattCTCAGCAAATTCTACAAAAAGGAAGATTAGgcgccatgttgttgttttctttttacaaataattaCAAACCGTTGCGGCTCCTCGCCGGCTAGCTAGCAGTGCTAACTTAATGCTCGGTTACCAGATTACAATCCCGGTTTAGCTCAGTGTAAGCACATAACCTGTAACATTTAATACATCTGCTGTTTACGTGACGTTGAACTGAACCGACCCGTGGATGTAATAAAGCGCAGTTTGATAGAAGCTAATCACAACATCGCGTTATTGCGTTAGCTCGGTTTCACTCGCGTTGTTCACTCGCATCAAGCGGCCTCAACTCGGTTCCTTTTTAACGGACTGTGGTTTGTATCTGATTCATAGAGAGTAACGATGCTACTGAACCGGAGAAGACCCGAACAACAAACGTTAACGTTATTAACAGTTTTATTGACATTTCTTCGCTACAAAAGAACCGTGACAGTGTCAGTCCGTGTCAGTCATGAGCGAAACAAGCGGCTTCACGTCTCTGCGCCGTTTGGGATAAAGAAATAAGGATTATTTACCTGTTTATAAAGTTATTCAACGTAAAGTCCTGTTTTGCTGAGCTCTGTTATCCACGTGTGTTACGAGTTCCACTCCAGGAAGGTGGAAGAAGCATTTCcggtttcaaaataaatgttttactaTAATGTTCGACGCTTTTAACGAGCAAACGTGTTGCCCTTTCATCCAAGAATTGCTTTTACGACGATACTTTCGCTGGTTTATTATTGTGCTGCTTCTAGTTGGGTACTATTTCTACCCCAGACATTTTATTGCACTTAGTTTGAAGGGAAAACTACTAACTTCCTGTGCAGTCCTCCCCTCTGCTGGTCAGACACAGCGATTAACAATTTAACAACATCTACAATAAAGGTATATCCATTACCGCTatactgtgtttgtttgtttgtttgtttgtattcttACTCAAATATTTTCCCccacattgtttgttttttattgtatttattactgtggctgttcatttgtttttatatcgTCTGTTAAATGTATGACCATATATTCAACTAAATTTGACGTGGTGAAAGGCGGATGTTTCTTCTCATCCacaaaatgaattttaaaaactAACGTGCTGACATATTATGGAGTTACTGGTGTGTCTTTACTGAGCACCATGAACGAAGCCAGCAGATGTCGCTGTTGGCAGCAGAACCGCCAGCTGAAACAATTGCTGGTTACGGGGGACAGGTGGAGCACTTCTTTGTTCCTGTCCTCCACTATTCATCGGAGTTCATAAATAGCAACGAGGATCAGGATGACCGGATGTGTTTTAGGATTtgagtaaaaataataattattattttgaacgTGCGCAATGTTTTACACAACGCTGGAGAAGCGAGGAGGAGTTTATTCCCGTTGCCAGGCGATCGCGGTGACGAGATCCGTCAATTTAACACATCAGAACCGGAATAACGGTTAGAagcctttcaaagtaaaagctgtGAATAGTTGAAAAAGGTCTCGAGTAATATTTCTTACAATAATGGTAAATAAATAGAACAAAACTGCAGAACTTGGAGACACCAACATATTTTCAGACAAGTTGGGAATCTGAAGGCCTTCCTCGATTCTTTTAGTTTTTGTATAAGATATTTGTTTCGATGCATCCTTGAATTTAAAATGCTTGAGAGTCATCTATTGCCGACTTAATGTTGCACATAATTGAACTATTTAACTTCCAGTCCACCCCAGTTTGGAGgcaaatttgttattttttaatcccatacatttataacattttaaaaagttgtgtATTGTTATACACAAATAGTCTAAACTAGCCATTTACTTCTACCTACCAACTGAATCATTGACCACTCTTATAATTGAAATATCATAATACATTAATAATAACTGGGACCCTCCTGTACAATGagtagttttattttgtgtagtttTATGCTAATACCGACACATTCCAGGATACTGTAATCTGCAAGAAGGtggtcttttattgtgaagacgCGTCCCGGAAGTGTGGTCCCGCTCCGCGGGTGGCGGCCGGTGTGCGTTGATTGAACGGCTTCGGTCCGAACACGGCAGACGGGTCGTGGATGCTGAGCAGACAGCAGCTCCGCCCGCCGCGCTTTGTCCCCCGCCTCCGTCACCGAGACGACTCCACGccgcgcgtgtgcgtgtccgcgtgcgtgcgtgcgtgctttAATTTTTTTCCTCCGCCGCCTCGTGCACAAAATCTGCCAAACCGCATCGCCTTATTTGTATTCCTTCGGATTAGAGGCCCGCTGGGTGCAACAGGTCGATGAGGAGCCGGTGCACGTAGAGGCTCTCGCGGAGGAACGTGATGTGAATGAGGCGGACGGAGGAGACGCACGGAccgcagagggggaggagggggaggaggaggagtgggaggaggaggaggaggcgttaATGGTTTCGGCTGCAGTCCGCGTGCCAACATGATGCCGGTGAGTGAACCGCTGCATCCGCGTGCTCTCTCATCGCTTAACATCTCCGTACAAACTTTCATCCTCGTCAAGGAGCCGAAACACACTTTAATTATTATATCCTTATTTTTACAAGCCTTCAAAATGACTGTTTAGGTGAAATGTTAGAAAGAGCCGTCCAGACTGCACTCACAACGTTTATATAAAAGGTTTGATCTCTGACACGTAGAGCGGATCTTTAAGGAGAATCCACATAATTGTGTCTCCATCGGGTCCTCGAAGAGTTGAGGGTGTGTCGCTTCCCTTTGGAGCACAACTACCACACATGAGTTGCATttcaattgttttcattttgcccAGAAAGGACTGAAGGTCACAGAATGATCGTTTCATTTCTACTCATGCAACACAAGAAAGATAATACAAGGGAGTGTTCTCTCTTCTCACAGTCCCAAgaagcttttttaaatttacaatgttttacaatttacaatacaattgacaaaacaaacaaacccgttAAGGTGAACGATATAATGAGAGAGAATCAAATAAATGATACACAGGAGGAACCATCACAGTCAACACATGACCAAAATTACCTGCTTTTAATTACCCAAAGGCATTGAAAAACACTgattttgttgtatttaataATAAGGTAGTATCGAACAACAAGATTAGATTCCAACAATAGAAAGCACCGGCATTGCGCCATTGTCTCCATTCTGTACAGAGGTATTCCCCAggtttaaaggggggggggttgaccttCTCATCCACGCTGCAGTGCTGCTGAATCTTCCGTTTTGTTACTTTGACATTCTGGCATTTGGATTTGTTCCCTGTTGAGGAATCAAGCGTGAAAGGAAGGAGCAGAAGTCTTGTAACAGACCGTCGGGCGGCTGCTCACCTGTGAGCCGCTCAGGTGTACAAACCTCAGGCCTCCGTCAGGAAGTGTTTCATTCCTTCATGCCGCTGGTACGGACGGTAAAGGCAACACACAACGAATAGGTCCCGCCTCTTGGTGCTGTttttacttcctgtctgtggctTCTCAGCTCAAAGCCCATTGTTCATTCTGAAGACAAACATCGTTAAAAACAGAAAGCTGTGCGACAATTTTCAGCAGTGGATTCATCCACATCTGCTGTGTGGAGGACGCCTCCAAATGCTCCACCTCACAGACGGAGAACAATCTGTTGTTACCACTTTCACAGGGACTTCTCTTTTTAGGTGGAGCCGTGAATGTCTGTGGTTGACTGTCATGGGTGGTGATGGGGTTTTTTGGCGGGGGAGTGTGGGGCAGGGGTTGTGTTGAGTATTGATGATGTTATAGCCAGGGTTGTGGTGGTATGGGTGGGTTTTTTGTGTTGTGCTAGGTTTATTTTGGGGTTGTGGTGTTATGTGTTGTATTGGTGTAGTTATGGATAAGGGTTATGATGGGGTTATGGACAGGGTTGTGGTATTGGTGGTGTTATGAGTGGGGGTTTTGTGTTTATGAGGGGATTATTGGTGGGGTTGTGGTGTTATGGGTTGTGGTATTGGTGGTGTTATGGATGAGATTGTGGTGGTAtgggtgttgtttttgtgttttggcagggttagggttgggaTTGTGGGTAGTGTTATGATGGGGTTATTGGTGGGGTTGTGTTATTGGGGGTGTTATGATGGGGTTGTGTTGGTATGGGTGGTGTAGTGTTATGATGGGGTTATTATTGGATTGTGGTATTGGTGGTGTTATGATGGGTTATGGGTGGGGTTGTGGTATTGGTGGTGTTATGATGGTGTTATGGTATTGGTGGTGTTAAGATGGTGTAATGGGTGGGGTTGTGGTATTGGTGGTGTTATGATGGTGTTATGGTATTGGTGGTGTTATGATGGTGTAATGGGTGGGGTTGTGGTATTGGTGGTGTTATGATGGTGTTATGGTATTGGTGGTGTTATGATGGTGTTATGGTATTGGTGGTGTTATGATGGTGTTATGGGTGGGGTTATGGTATTGGTGGTGTTATGAATGGGGTTGTGGTATTGGTGG
The sequence above is a segment of the Gasterosteus aculeatus chromosome 9, fGasAcu3.hap1.1, whole genome shotgun sequence genome. Coding sequences within it:
- the rrp36 gene encoding ribosomal RNA processing protein 36 homolog, producing MKGKEKQLREMTVSKKKNMAASSSSSDDEEDSDAERNYALLTGKGAEWAEPGVSDEDEGAPDGGAEEEGGEEGSDGGEEPSNRDEEEEEEEEEEDDDDDSDSNASEDDVDGDPEDAGGSGEIQTEHNIKKELSNMSFEDIMKLQSQVGTKAYNKLAYGGGKSGGKSRGATKKKRLNKNRPMEISSKRRAPFLRQVVSVKKPMQRDPRFDDLSGEYKPEIFEKTFKFINDIKLKEREIIEKKLRKSKNSENKDKLQYLLKRMDNQERARQRQEQQRERELQFKREQRERANQGERPYFLKNSDKKKLQLAEKFQELKKSGKLENFLSKKRKRNAGKDRRKLPRQLLNSSGQGSWME